Proteins found in one Maridesulfovibrio sp. genomic segment:
- a CDS encoding UvrD-helicase domain-containing protein, with product MLKQVKASAGSGKTYELTARFLSLLAGAQEEDSVPVCKSSQGKGYCWPEIMAVTFTNKAAAEMKERVIRSLKNRALNIEGDGLGADWKPLDAKKQLIPILQRYNRLNIRTIDSLLNLLVRIFALELGLSPEFELLFEPQALFEPNFNKFLAQCEEGDLLRKELLDDAVDSLVLKEEKQGFWLAEQMRMRLLSILTHIIDYPATRLTDQEEIAGLLQIEFDAFQKAVRDLSALIDTDKLAASAHLKKYLAHASGIDFMDLPKESAMLTKDSFEDCVNKKSKGDIGSYHEKIYGDLKQAHEKYRDKATILRGAYALAPFVRIVEEIRADIIEYQTRNGMLLSADLPKVASYVLQGGSALPDAFCRMGSRLHHLLVDEFQDTSLAQWQAMVPLAVECLSKRGSLFYVGDVKQAIYSWRGGCSELFDEVGQDPELSGLSEFTPANLDYNWRSLENVIEFNNEFFDALADYDLTLDLAEKLYPNSPEEQQIELARKISYSFEKASQQLPPGQDRAGGYVRLQRIFAASAQEIVDETRCNFDRLMDELLPRREYRDICVLVRSNGHAQLVCDWLVEKEIPVITENSLQLDRHPIVRQMVSLLKFLDYPQDDLAFLEFICGKEIFGSISGIEHEDLFKWLADRDKGPLHRRFSEEYPDFWNTHISPFLRKSGLMTPYDLASEMVSRFKLIETYTKDELYIRRFLEVVHLAEEKRGTSLAAFLDFWELSSAEEKVPLPESVNAVRIMTIHKSKGLEFPVIVVPFHNWSVSGPDTSLADIEIDGQTMLTPMSSALGDIYYENRTRMFSEQLNLLYVAWTRAGQELYGFLPSEKTRGVSPALTAIDMILDGKFNDTGLLEYGALPQKDQVSTELDETPNQAAPPCDDFCAADSKALPEPELMGWLPRLRVYRHNLEDYSYDARMRGELAHNAMENLILSGDDEADCRRTAEAAFARFPAVTDEEEVLVPQVTEMALWALSVPDVRAAIERGRPEVAIMDAKGETHRADLLLLEDKRALVVEYKTGQPSPENEKQVKRYLKLLRDMYGTEKDLRGLLVYLDGKFTKEVNV from the coding sequence ATGCTGAAACAAGTAAAGGCTTCCGCCGGTTCAGGAAAAACATATGAACTGACCGCGCGTTTTTTATCACTGCTGGCCGGCGCGCAGGAAGAAGATTCCGTCCCGGTATGTAAAAGTTCGCAGGGTAAAGGATACTGCTGGCCGGAAATCATGGCCGTAACTTTTACCAACAAGGCCGCGGCGGAGATGAAAGAACGCGTTATCCGCTCCTTAAAAAACCGGGCGCTAAATATCGAGGGAGACGGACTGGGCGCGGACTGGAAGCCGCTCGACGCCAAGAAACAGCTTATCCCGATCCTACAGCGCTATAACAGACTGAACATCCGCACCATCGACAGCCTGCTGAATCTGCTGGTGCGCATCTTCGCCCTTGAACTGGGACTCAGCCCGGAATTTGAACTTCTGTTTGAACCGCAAGCCCTGTTTGAACCTAACTTCAATAAATTTCTCGCTCAGTGCGAAGAAGGCGATCTGCTGCGTAAGGAACTTCTGGACGACGCAGTGGACAGTCTTGTGCTGAAGGAAGAAAAGCAGGGATTCTGGCTGGCTGAACAGATGCGTATGCGCCTGCTTTCCATACTGACCCATATCATAGATTACCCGGCAACGCGGCTGACCGATCAGGAGGAAATTGCGGGCCTGCTACAGATTGAATTCGACGCTTTTCAAAAAGCTGTCCGCGATCTGTCTGCACTTATCGACACAGACAAACTGGCTGCTTCGGCGCATCTGAAAAAATATCTGGCTCACGCTTCGGGAATTGATTTCATGGACCTGCCCAAGGAATCAGCCATGTTGACCAAAGACAGTTTTGAAGACTGCGTCAATAAAAAATCTAAAGGCGACATCGGCTCCTATCACGAAAAGATATACGGCGACTTAAAACAGGCCCACGAGAAATACCGTGATAAAGCCACCATCCTGCGCGGAGCTTACGCGCTGGCTCCTTTCGTACGCATTGTAGAAGAAATACGGGCAGATATCATTGAATATCAAACCCGCAACGGCATGCTGCTCAGCGCGGATCTTCCCAAAGTTGCGAGCTATGTTCTTCAGGGAGGCAGCGCGCTGCCCGATGCATTCTGTCGTATGGGATCACGACTGCACCACCTGCTGGTTGACGAATTTCAGGATACCAGCCTCGCCCAGTGGCAGGCAATGGTTCCACTGGCTGTAGAATGCCTATCCAAGCGGGGCAGCCTTTTTTATGTAGGCGATGTGAAGCAGGCGATCTACAGCTGGCGAGGAGGATGTTCCGAACTTTTCGATGAAGTAGGACAGGACCCTGAACTAAGCGGTCTTTCCGAATTCACCCCCGCAAATCTTGATTACAACTGGCGAAGCCTTGAGAACGTTATCGAATTTAATAACGAATTCTTCGACGCCCTCGCGGATTATGATCTCACACTTGATCTCGCAGAAAAACTCTATCCCAACAGTCCGGAAGAACAACAGATAGAACTGGCCCGGAAGATTTCCTATTCTTTTGAAAAAGCATCGCAGCAACTGCCTCCGGGACAGGACCGCGCAGGCGGATACGTACGGCTGCAAAGAATTTTCGCAGCTAGCGCGCAGGAAATTGTGGATGAAACACGCTGTAATTTTGACCGGCTAATGGATGAACTTCTCCCTCGGCGCGAATACCGGGACATCTGCGTTCTGGTAAGGTCCAACGGCCATGCCCAACTGGTATGCGACTGGCTGGTGGAAAAAGAAATTCCGGTGATAACTGAAAACAGCCTGCAACTAGACCGCCATCCCATCGTGCGTCAGATGGTTTCCCTGCTTAAATTCCTTGATTACCCGCAGGACGATCTGGCTTTTCTGGAATTCATATGTGGGAAGGAAATCTTCGGAAGTATTTCAGGAATCGAGCACGAAGATCTTTTCAAGTGGCTTGCCGACCGTGATAAGGGGCCCCTGCACCGTCGCTTTTCCGAAGAGTACCCCGATTTCTGGAACACTCATATTTCTCCATTCCTGCGCAAATCAGGATTGATGACCCCTTACGACCTTGCCAGCGAGATGGTCAGCCGCTTCAAGCTCATTGAGACATATACGAAGGATGAACTTTACATCCGCCGTTTCCTTGAGGTGGTTCACCTTGCCGAAGAAAAAAGGGGAACATCGCTGGCGGCCTTCCTTGATTTCTGGGAACTATCCTCCGCAGAAGAAAAAGTTCCCCTTCCTGAATCGGTCAATGCGGTGCGCATCATGACCATTCATAAATCAAAAGGGCTTGAATTCCCGGTCATTGTGGTCCCCTTTCATAACTGGTCCGTATCCGGCCCCGACACATCACTGGCGGATATTGAAATTGACGGCCAGACCATGCTCACTCCCATGAGCAGTGCTCTTGGTGATATTTATTACGAAAACCGGACCCGCATGTTCAGTGAGCAGCTTAACCTGCTTTATGTTGCATGGACCCGCGCCGGGCAGGAGCTTTATGGATTTCTGCCATCGGAAAAAACTCGAGGAGTCAGCCCTGCTCTGACCGCCATTGATATGATTCTTGATGGAAAATTCAACGACACCGGCCTGCTGGAATACGGCGCCCTCCCCCAAAAGGATCAGGTCAGTACAGAGCTTGATGAAACCCCAAATCAAGCAGCACCCCCCTGCGATGATTTCTGCGCGGCAGACTCAAAAGCCTTACCCGAGCCGGAACTTATGGGCTGGCTGCCAAGGCTGCGCGTCTATCGCCATAACCTTGAAGATTACTCATATGATGCACGAATGCGCGGTGAACTGGCCCACAATGCCATGGAAAACCTGATCCTCAGCGGCGATGACGAAGCCGATTGCCGACGCACCGCCGAAGCAGCCTTTGCAAGGTTCCCTGCTGTTACCGATGAAGAAGAAGTGCTGGTTCCGCAGGTAACGGAAATGGCGCTCTGGGCCTTGTCCGTCCCGGATGTTCGCGCCGCCATAGAACGCGGAAGGCCGGAAGTGGCCATCATGGATGCCAAAGGCGAAACCCATCGCGCCGATTTGCTGCTTCTTGAAGATAAACGGGCGCTGGTAGTGGAATATAAGACAGGCCAGCCCTCGCCCGAGAATGAAAAACAGGTAAAAAGATACTTAAAATTGTTGCGCGATATGTACGGCACAGAAAAAGACTTACGGGGTTTACTGGTATACCTGGACGGCAAATTCACCAAAGAAGTTAATGTATAA
- a CDS encoding EamA family transporter gives MNIKGCIFVICAAIMWGLIGPISKFPIEQGVSPLENAFWRAIFAWMLFAVHACRIRAVKIDLKDLPQVLIFGFVGVTIFYGSYQLAVQDVGAALASVLLYTAPAWVAFMSWLLLGEKMTPLKISAMLITIFGVACVSLGPQIFGTGKEMTFTWTGIIFGLTSGFTYALYYIYGKTIFARYTTPTIFLYALPVGALCLLPFFEFTPKTGTSWTSLIALAVICTYGAYSVYYAGLRWLEPTAASVIATIEPLVAAILAWLWWNESFDWTGYIGSTLIISAVLMIVMERRIVSFFTSCGASSRIKNF, from the coding sequence GTGAATATTAAAGGCTGTATTTTTGTCATCTGCGCCGCAATCATGTGGGGACTGATTGGTCCCATATCCAAATTCCCCATCGAGCAGGGAGTCTCACCACTTGAAAACGCCTTCTGGAGAGCGATTTTCGCATGGATGCTTTTCGCTGTCCATGCCTGCCGCATCAGAGCTGTGAAAATTGATCTGAAAGACCTGCCTCAGGTTCTGATATTCGGATTTGTGGGTGTGACAATTTTTTACGGTTCATACCAATTGGCGGTGCAGGATGTGGGAGCCGCCCTGGCCTCGGTTCTGCTCTACACCGCTCCGGCATGGGTGGCCTTTATGTCGTGGCTGCTGCTGGGTGAAAAAATGACCCCACTGAAAATTTCCGCCATGCTGATTACTATCTTCGGGGTGGCCTGTGTTTCTCTCGGACCCCAGATTTTCGGCACCGGTAAGGAAATGACTTTCACTTGGACTGGAATAATTTTCGGTCTGACCTCCGGGTTTACTTACGCTCTTTATTATATATACGGCAAAACAATCTTCGCGCGTTACACCACCCCTACCATTTTTCTTTACGCCCTGCCGGTGGGAGCGCTCTGCCTACTGCCTTTCTTTGAGTTCACACCAAAGACCGGGACATCGTGGACAAGTCTCATCGCACTGGCAGTAATCTGCACCTACGGGGCCTACTCGGTATACTATGCAGGACTCAGATGGCTTGAACCCACGGCAGCCTCGGTAATTGCGACCATCGAGCCGTTAGTTGCAGCCATCCTCGCATGGCTCTGGTGGAACGAAAGTTTTGACTGGACCGGATATATCGGCAGTACTTTGATTATTTCCGCAGTGTTAATGATTGTAATGGAAAGAAGAATTGTTTCTTTTTTTACCTCCTGCGGCGCATCCAGCAGGATCAAAAACTTTTAA